The Caldisericota bacterium nucleotide sequence TGTATTTTTCTTGCAGAGAAGAAAAATACACGTTTTTATTAAAAATTTCAGTCCCCCCGGTTTCAATTTTCACAACTGCATCTCCAGCTGCATTTCCTGCATTAATAATCCTAACAGCTACCCGCTGCACAGGAGTATGAGTAACAAATGAAGCTTCGGATAAATAAACCGGGGTAAATTTATCTTCGGAAATCCTTACTATCTTAATTTCCTTGTTTAAAGGAATATTAATTGTATTGTCATTTTCATTAAATAAAATACTCTCATTACTTACTCCGTCTATCACTGTAAATGTATTATTGATTTTAAATTGTTCTTTATCCAGTTGGAGCACGCTATCACAATTTTTTGCAGTGAAAAAAATATACGGGAAATTACCAAATTGATTTAGTCGGCAGTTGTTTGATTCAATTTCCCCCTTGTAACCTGCCTGGTTTAATACCGTTATATTGGCAAGTGCATTTGCAATTGCCGTTTTGCTATTTGCTAAAACATCCTCGTAATAAACAAAGTCGCCTTGATCTATATCTCTTCGAAATTCCGGATATATCCCATAAAAAACCAATGTATCCAGCATGCTTGTTATATTATTCTGAGAAAAATGTCCATTAATTGTAACAAATATCATTTTGTCAGGGTACATCACTCTTGCTTTTCTCAACAAATTTTCATCTAATTCACCATTTACCACAATCCCTACGATATCTCCAAATTTCCCAAAAGATAGAGTAGAATCATTTAAATTTTGAATGATAAGCAATTTCCCCCGGGAACGTAAATCTTTTTGCACTTTTACAAGTGTGTTCTCGATAGAGTGAGAATATTCTTCATCGGGAATTACATCAGGTATATCTACAAAGAAACCATCAAAGTCGAGGTTTGGATTTTTCTGATGCGTACGCATCGCAGTTGTATTTGTAAAACAAGGTTTCACGTCATACACTATCGATATATCATACATATTAAGTCGTTCATTGTGCGGTTTTGCAAGTGGGTTAAGTAAAAAATATGTTTCAATTTTGTCTGTGGGCTTTACCACCCTCTGAGGCTCATAAAAACTACCTTTTCCAGCACTTTTCAAAATATATTGTATCTCTACCTCAGGTTCTGCAGGTTTTGTATAGTCAAGTACTGTGCCATCTCGTCTTACCGCTGAAGTAAATACAGCAGACAGTATTTCACGGCTCAAAAAATCGTCTGGAACAAGCTCACAATAATCTTTTTTTAAATCGTCCAGTTTTGCTTCTTTGTCGCCGATCTTCGTATAAGAAAATAAATTTAATTCAGAAAATAATAATATAGCATTTTCACTATCAAAATGTTCATGTCCTGCTACCTTTCCTGCATTAGTAACTTTATCTATCCCTACGGGAATGTCTGGATATTTTATACGAAATGACTGAGGTGATATTGTAGATAAGACTAGTCCGTTAAGTACCGGACTCTCCGGATTACGATGTTTTGAAAGAACAGAAACATAAACTCCAGCTACAAATATTAAAATTAAGAGAAGCACAATAATAAATTTTTTCATAACTTTTTATTATACAACTATTTTATTTTTTGCAAAACGTTGTATAGTAAACTTGTTATAAAACGTTTGTTTGTGGAGGCAGTGTGTTATGAATATTGTTCTGCGAAATAGAAGTTGTACTGGGCATTTCAGCAACTACATACTTTTAGCGTATCTTTATCGATATGTTTGGTTCGCAAATCGTCTTAATAACAATTCTTTACGCTGCCGCATCTGCTATTATTGTTTAATTAGACTAAAAATAGCGTTCCCAAAAAACATAGGAGTAAAAGCAGCTAGCATATGACATTAAAATTTGCAGCAGGAATCATATTTATAACAGTCTATTTGTTTCTTATTCTATTTCCAAAAAAAAGGCATCACATCGCTATTATAGGTGCGGTTATCTTTATTATTTTAAGCATTGTGCCGCTGACGTCTGTTGCACTAATAATTAATTGGAATGTATTGGGAATTCTCTTAGGTACAATGGGAGTTGTAACACTTCTTATAGAATCACGCATCCCCTCTCTTTTAGGAGATATTGTTATCGATAAAGTGCCAAATGTAAAAATGGCTATTTTTGCGCTTGCTCTATTCGCTGGTTTCATATCTGCGTTTACGGAAAATGTATCAACCCTTCTTCTCGTCGCGCCTATCGCATTTTCTATCTGCGAAAGAATCGGTATTTCGCCTGTACCTGCAATTATCTCCATTGCTGTTTCTGCGAATCTCCAGGGCGCCGCAACGCTTGTAGGTGATCCAACTTCAATGCTTCTTGCAGGTTATGCACATATGAATTTCCTGGATTTCTTCTGGTATAATCATCATTTAAGCATTGCGATTCCTACTGAAATCGGCGCACTCGCTGCTTCTTTGGTTTTGCTTTATATTTTTAGGAAAGAAACCCACCCGATTCGCATTGAGGAAAAAACTGTTGTAACCGATTGGTTTCCAGGATACCTTGCTCTTTCTATGGTTGGTGCACTTATCCTGGCCTCATTTCTTCCGTTTAAAAACATCAATGGACTTATATGCGTAACATTCCTCGTTATCGGTGTAGCAAGAGAAATCCTTGTGAAAAAATATTTTATGATAAAAAAGGTAGTTCAAGAAATAGATTGGGATACGATACTTCTTCTTGCTGGTTTATTTATTATAGTGCAAGGGTTGGTAAACATCCAGCTAATTAAAGATATAGCACGT carries:
- a CDS encoding SLC13 family permease; this encodes MTLKFAAGIIFITVYLFLILFPKKRHHIAIIGAVIFIILSIVPLTSVALIINWNVLGILLGTMGVVTLLIESRIPSLLGDIVIDKVPNVKMAIFALALFAGFISAFTENVSTLLLVAPIAFSICERIGISPVPAIISIAVSANLQGAATLVGDPTSMLLAGYAHMNFLDFFWYNHHLSIAIPTEIGALAASLVLLYIFRKETHPIRIEEKTVVTDWFPGYLALSMVGALILASFLPFKNINGLICVTFLVIGVAREILVKKYFMIKKVVQEIDWDTILLLAGLFIIVQGLVNIQLIKDIARFMTNLSKGNIFLGYTIIVWGSVLASAFIDNIPYVIAMLPIVGTMSVMLKAPPELFLFGLLIGATLGGNITPIGASTNIAATGLLQKKGHIVSFKEFTSIGLPFTVAAVATAYIALYLIMLSFIH